From the genome of Kaistella daneshvariae, one region includes:
- the radA gene encoding DNA repair protein RadA, producing the protein MAKVKTAYFCQNCGAQYPQWLGQCKNCGEWNTLVEEIVEKSPTKTFVEKSKQHIINIIEVETQEEPRITTPSEELNRVLGGGIVLGSVTLIGGEPGIGKSTLLLQLALKMKKKILYVSGEESASQIKMRADRLTELQNPNCFLFTETSVEKILHEAKKLQPDFLIVDSIQTLQSQLIESSPGTVSQIRECSNEIIKYAKQTNTPVFLVGHITKDGQIAGPKVLEHMVDVVLNFDGDRNHLFRLLRASKNRFGSTAEIGIYEMVSQGLKEIKNPSEILITKKFEELSGNSVAVTLEGNRPMLIEIQALVSSAVYGTPQRSCTGFDSKRLNMLLAVLEKRAGFQLGAKDVFLNITGGIKTGDPALDLAVVASILSSNEDVAISEHFCFAGEIGLSGEIRPIPQIEQRISEAEKLGYEKIFVSNLNKIPKKKYGITIVEVSKIEDFHESLF; encoded by the coding sequence ATGGCAAAAGTGAAAACGGCATATTTCTGTCAAAACTGCGGTGCGCAATATCCGCAGTGGCTCGGGCAGTGCAAGAACTGCGGAGAATGGAATACTTTGGTGGAGGAAATCGTGGAGAAGTCGCCAACGAAAACTTTCGTTGAGAAATCGAAGCAGCACATCATCAATATCATCGAGGTGGAAACGCAGGAAGAACCGCGCATCACAACACCTTCCGAGGAGTTGAACCGCGTTTTGGGCGGCGGAATTGTTTTGGGTTCTGTAACATTAATCGGTGGCGAGCCCGGCATCGGAAAATCGACATTGTTGCTGCAGTTGGCGCTAAAAATGAAAAAGAAAATTCTCTACGTTTCGGGGGAAGAAAGTGCCTCGCAAATTAAAATGCGCGCGGACAGGTTGACCGAACTTCAAAATCCAAACTGCTTTCTTTTCACCGAAACTTCGGTGGAAAAAATCCTGCACGAAGCGAAGAAATTGCAACCGGATTTTCTGATTGTAGATTCGATTCAAACTTTGCAAAGTCAGCTCATCGAAAGTTCGCCGGGCACGGTTTCGCAAATCCGCGAGTGCTCAAATGAAATTATTAAATACGCGAAACAGACGAATACGCCGGTTTTTCTCGTGGGTCATATTACAAAGGACGGACAAATCGCGGGACCAAAAGTTTTGGAACACATGGTAGATGTCGTGCTGAATTTCGATGGCGATCGTAATCATTTATTCCGACTCTTGCGCGCGAGTAAAAACCGTTTTGGTTCCACGGCGGAAATCGGGATTTACGAAATGGTTTCGCAGGGTTTGAAAGAGATTAAAAATCCTTCGGAAATTTTAATAACTAAAAAGTTCGAGGAACTTTCCGGGAATTCTGTAGCGGTAACTTTGGAAGGTAACCGCCCGATGCTGATTGAAATTCAGGCGCTCGTAAGTTCTGCGGTTTACGGCACGCCACAGCGCAGTTGCACAGGTTTCGATTCCAAACGACTGAATATGCTTTTGGCAGTTTTGGAAAAAAGAGCGGGTTTTCAGCTCGGCGCGAAAGACGTTTTCCTCAACATAACTGGCGGAATAAAAACCGGCGATCCGGCGCTGGATTTGGCTGTTGTTGCATCCATTTTATCTTCAAATGAAGATGTGGCGATTTCCGAACATTTCTGTTTTGCCGGAGAAATTGGTTTGAGCGGGGAAATCCGCCCAATTCCGCAAATTGAACAACGAATTTCCGAAGCCGAAAAACTGGGTTACGAGAAAATATTCGTTTCTAATCTAAACAAAATTCCGAAGAAAAAATACGGCATCACAATCGTTGAAGTGAGCAAGATTGAGGATTTTCATGAAAGCTTATTTTAA